Sequence from the Lepidochelys kempii isolate rLepKem1 chromosome 7, rLepKem1.hap2, whole genome shotgun sequence genome:
tccagggtttaacaagaacgtctggggggataggaaaaaacaaggggaaataggttgccttgcataatgacttagccactcccagtctctattcaagtctaagttaattgtatccaatttgcaaatgaattccaattcagcagtctctcgctggagtctggatttgaagtttttctgttgtaatatcgcaactttcatgtctgtaatcgcgtgaccagagtatgaccccacagtatgccaacatttttatggctgacttagaacaacgcttcctcagctctcgtcccctaatgcccctactctacttgcgctatattgatgtcatcttcatcatctggacttagggaaaagaagcacttgaggaattccaccatgatttcaacaatttccatcccaccatcaacctcagcctggtccagtccacacaagagatccacttcctggacactacagtgctaataaataatggtcacataaacaccaccctatactggaaacctactgaccgctattcctacctacatgcttccagctttcaccctgaccacaccacacgatccattgtctacagccaagctctgcgatacaaccgtatttgctccaacccctcagacagagacaaacacctacaagatctctatcaagcattcttacaactacaatacccacctgtggaagtgaagaaacagattgatagagccagaagtcacctactacaggacaggcctaacaaagaaaataacagaacgccactagccgtcaccttcagcccccaactaaaacccctccaatgcattattaaggatctacaacctatcctgaaggatgacccaacactctcacaaatcttgggagacaggccagtccttgcctacagacagtcccccaacctgaagcaaatactcaccagcaaccacataccacacaacagaaccactaacccaggaacctatccttgcaacaaagcccgttgccaactgtgcccacatatctattcaggggacaccatcacagggcctaataacatcagccacactatcagaggctcgttcacctgcacatccaccaatgtgatatatgccatcatgtgccagcaatgcccctctgccatgtacattggtcaaactggacagtccctacgtaaaagaataaatggacacaaatcagatgtcaaggattataacgttcataaaccagtcggagaacacttcaatctctctggtcacgtgattacagacatgaaagttgcaatattacaatagagaaacttcaaatccagactccagtgagagactgttgaattggaattcatttgcaaattggattcaattaacttaggcttgaatagagactgggagtggctaagtcattatgcaaggtaacctatttccccttgttttttcctactcccccccccccccagacgttcttgttaaaccctggatttgtgctggaaatggcccaacttgattatcatacacattgtaaggagagtgatcactttagataagctattaccagcaggagagtggggtggggggagagaaccttttgtagtggtaaacacccattttttcatggtttgtgtgtataaaaagatcttatgtactttccacagtatgcatccgatgaagtgagctgtagctcacgaaagcttatgctcaaataaattggttagtctctaaggtgccacaagtactccttttctttttgcgaatacagactaacatagctgttactctgaaacctgtcactgggAAGTGAGGCCCAAAGCTCTcatgctcctttgtctcctttggaGCTCATTGAGGAGCTTCCTGATAACTCTCCACCCGGCACCATCctcgctaactccctgattgctgtgggcaacctcagGTACTGAGACCCTCCCGCCCGGTTCCCCTAACCccggtgctgctcaggcccaggactgggagtcactgcccctcccactcccaggtcacctcccaagggtgGCTCCTCTGGCAGAGGTCGCAGGAAGGTTCACTCTCTTCTAGCTGGGCTGTTCTTTTCACCCCAGTAACATtgcaatggctttggggagaggctcactcccaggatcaaatacaggaggggcagcagggtctaGGGAACAGGCACTATtgctgccctgccactgtctggAAAACTTTGGCCTTGCCATTCCCTGGCTCggggcctcagtttccattctcgccagcctgcgCCTATTTCCCTGTGATTTCGCATCCATGttggtgccagtcccacccccgcactgcacagtctaataccggCTCCTCTCTATTattgccagcaccatgacacctgctctggagccagagctggaaacccacctccttcgagctgccctgcatgccgtcttcaccctgggaatggagaaggacaccacccaagtccaggtagatcatgctaaagtcatggattgaagagccagctgtcatcctgccatgactccttgctaattgcctgcagtgggatgtgaatgagagaggccaggatatgtgttcgggggtctcaccagtgcttcccagagacccctcttcccatcctgtggcaggtgtagcccaAGTTTCCCTAACTGTGAcccatggctctcccttgctGTGCAGGATCTGCATAGGGTCTTGCCAGATCTTCTGGAttccatgctggggaacctgctggcagagtccccagacaccgacaggctccactacatcttggaggtgaggCCGATGAGAGGACTGGGGGCAATTTTACCTGAACTCTTAGATCCATTTTCCggtctgtcctcctagctgggcccccagtgggccgtccttggtcagggcagtcagtgcaatgcagagtcaggcccttcctccttgaaggacagaggaaggagctgagaCTTCAAGCCAGAGCAATGCCTGGGTCTGTTGAGCACTAACCACAGGGCCCCTGGCtggcttggggagtgagagtctgaacccctcctgtgagatccagaagatggtcctcagagaagagtcacaggctccttcctagagaaacaggaggaccccagagAATCGGCCCTTCTCTCCGACAGGCCCTGAGATTCCTGAGGGGATTGTGCTCACACTCAAtcccttcacccaaccaaggacttgagagccagggggaggggtctctctccttcctggtgagctgttcaggaaaCAGGAGTTCAGGGAGGACGGGACCAGCCCGACACCGAACATTGTTccaatctagagagacaatgaCAAGTTGTGAGGTGCAGAATACAAGCATTGTCCTGGGGGCAACAATCCTCCTTCTAAAGCTCTCCGGTCAGTGAATTAAATATTCCACCCTGCTCACACACCCCTGGGTATGGGGGGGCGGCTCTCATTTGCCAACACGTGCACCTGCCCATTGATCCCGAGATGCCTCCTTTCTCCACAGCACATTAACTACTGGAtcatgtccagggtgtcgcaggagagagccagggccattagGAGCAGCACGGCCCTGCTCAGAttcaccatcaccctccctgagtttgatgtaagtgTCCTCTGaccccagcttcctgactccaggcgTAGGTGGGCTTGTTCCAGCTGGCTGtaggatctgctgctgcaggggctgtgggttaggagtgttcctcttgggtaggcagagtcagagcagagaatgagcttggcttgagtcaagttcttcctgtcctggt
This genomic interval carries:
- the LOC140915182 gene encoding maestro heat-like repeat family member 5, with amino-acid sequence MTPALEPELETHLLRAALHAVFTLGMEKDTTQVQDLHRVLPDLLDSMLGNLLAESPDTDRLHYILEHINYWIMSRVSQERARAIRSSTALLRFTITLPEFDVSVL